In Cotesia glomerata isolate CgM1 linkage group LG1, MPM_Cglom_v2.3, whole genome shotgun sequence, one genomic interval encodes:
- the LOC123270410 gene encoding heterogeneous nuclear ribonucleoprotein R isoform X8, which yields MAEGNGELKMEEKQSKEEMEYVERTEDFAKLIQYGLDEKVAAKLDEIYKTGKLAHVDLDERALDALREFPVDGALNVLTQFLESNLEHVSNKSAYLCGVMKTYRQKSRAGQGTGTSTTPKAPDEDKIKMILERTGYPLDVTTGQRKYGGPPPNWEGPTPGNGCEVFCGKIPKDMYEDELIPLFEKCGKIWDLRLMMDPMSGTNRGYAFITFTNRDAAQQAVRELDNYEIKPGKSLKVNISVPNLRLFVGNIPKSKGKEEILDEFGNLTAGLTEVIIYSSPDDKKKNRGFCFLEYESHKSASLAKRRLSTGRIKVWGCDIIVDWADPQEEPDEQTMAKVRVLYVRNLTQDCSEEKLKECFEEFGKIDRVKKIKDYAFVHFEDRDHAVKAMRELNGKEIGGSHIEVALAKPPFDKKKKEDMLRARERRMMQMLQGRGGGSPSHPSMISGPMPVRGSGQSGGPRGTSGSMRPPMGRGDYTLKEIDYDYDYYGYGDYRGGYSDPYYDDYYRYEDYYFDYAPPPPPARGRGRQPQPLAVQ from the exons ATGGCCGAGGGAAATGGGGAACTCAAAATGGAAGAAAAGCAGTCTAAGGAGGAAATGGAGTACGTCGAAAGAACGGAGGATTTCGCGAAACTCATACAGTATGGACTCGATGAAAAAGTGGCTGCTAAACTAGATGAAATTTACAAAACTGGGAAACTCGCCCATGTTGATCTCGATGAAAGAGCCCTGGATGCCCTAAGGGAATTTCCTGTTGACGGAGCGTTAAATGTTCTCACGCAATTTTTGGAATCTAATTTGGAACATGTGTCCAACAAATCGGCGTATCTTTGCGGAGTTATGAAGACCTACAGACAAAAAAGCAGGGCAGGCCAGGGAACGGGCACTAGTACAACGCCTAAAGCTCCGGATGAAGACAAAATTAAA ATGATACTCGAGAGAACCGGATATCCACTCGATGTGACCACTGGACAACGAAAATACGGCGGCCCGCCTCCAAATTGGGAGGGCCCAACTCCAGGAAATGGTTGTGAG GTATTTTGTGGGAAGATACCTAAAGACATGTATGAAGACGAATTGATTCcgctttttgaaaaatgcggTAAAATATGGGATTTGAGGCTTATGATGGATCCCATGTCCGGTACCAACAGAGGATATGCCTTCATTACATTTACTAATCGAGATGCCGCACAACAAGCTGTCAGAGAG CTCGATAATTACGAAATAAAACCCGGCAAGAGTCTGAAAGTAAACATTAGCGTTCCTAATCTACGACTTTTCGTCGGGAACATACCAAAGTCAAAAGGCAAAGAGGAGATCTTGGACGAATTTGGTAATTTAACAG CTGGCTTGACCGAGGTGATTATCTACAGCTCGCCAGATGACAAAAAGAAGAATAGGGGATTCTGTTTTTTGGAATATGAATCCCATAAATCAGCTTCTCTGGCGAAAAGAAGACTCAGCACAGGTCGCATCAAGGTCTGGGGCTGTGATATTATAGTTGACTGGGCTGATCCTCAAGAGGAACCTGATGAACAAACTATGGCTAAA gtAAGAGTGCTGTATGTAAGGAACCTAACGCAAGATTGTTCTGAAGAAAAACTGAAAGAATGTTTCGAAGAATTCGGTAAAATCGACAGGGTGAAGAAAATCAAGGACTACGCATTTGTACATTTCGAAGACAGAGATCATGCAGTCAag GCAATGCGAGAACTTAACGGTAAGGAAATAGGCGGTTCTCACATAGAAGTTGCATTGGCGAAACCACCATttgataaaaagaaaaaagaagataTGTTACGAGCTCGGGAAAGAAGAATGATGCAAATGTTACAAGGCCGTGGagg AGGCTCACCATCGCATCCTAGTATGATAAGCGGACCCATGCCAGTACGAGGATCCGGACAAAGTGGCGGTCCTCGAGGCACTTCGGGCAGTATGAGACCACCTATGGGTCGCGGTGACTACA CTCTCAAGGAAATAG ATTATGATTACGACTATTACGGTTATGGGGATTATCGAGGTGGCTACAGTGATCCATATTACGATGACTATTATCGATACGAAGATTACTATTTCGATTATGCGCCGCCTCCGCCGCCTGCCAGAGGGAGGGGCAGGCAGCCTCAACCG CTAGCAGTGCAGTAG
- the LOC123270410 gene encoding heterogeneous nuclear ribonucleoprotein R isoform X2, which produces MAEGNGELKMEEKQSKEEMEYVERTEDFAKLIQYGLDEKVAAKLDEIYKTGKLAHVDLDERALDALREFPVDGALNVLTQFLESNLEHVSNKSAYLCGVMKTYRQKSRAGQGTGTSTTPKAPDEDKIKMILERTGYPLDVTTGQRKYGGPPPNWEGPTPGNGCEVFCGKIPKDMYEDELIPLFEKCGKIWDLRLMMDPMSGTNRGYAFITFTNRDAAQQAVRELDNYEIKPGKSLKVNISVPNLRLFVGNIPKSKGKEEILDEFGNLTAGLTEVIIYSSPDDKKKNRGFCFLEYESHKSASLAKRRLSTGRIKVWGCDIIVDWADPQEEPDEQTMAKVRVLYVRNLTQDCSEEKLKECFEEFGKIDRVKKIKDYAFVHFEDRDHAVKAMRELNGKEIGGSHIEVALAKPPFDKKKKEDMLRARERRMMQMLQGRGGGSPSHPSMISGPMPVRGSGQSGGPRGTSGSMRPPMGRGDYTLKEIDYDYDYYGYGDYRGGYSDPYYDDYYRYEDYYFDYAPPPPPARGRGRQPQPAGRGRGQVARGRVVGGPQARGQVRGGRNPATSGARGAQRPAVRGGVRAKGSLPGEDGKRKFDGGHQNQGESKRRFQSSWGNQPLAQQPLGNTYGLASVNGGGGGGGGGGSGGSGGVGFTDRSGATGAATGDDHEWYQDSYNSWS; this is translated from the exons ATGGCCGAGGGAAATGGGGAACTCAAAATGGAAGAAAAGCAGTCTAAGGAGGAAATGGAGTACGTCGAAAGAACGGAGGATTTCGCGAAACTCATACAGTATGGACTCGATGAAAAAGTGGCTGCTAAACTAGATGAAATTTACAAAACTGGGAAACTCGCCCATGTTGATCTCGATGAAAGAGCCCTGGATGCCCTAAGGGAATTTCCTGTTGACGGAGCGTTAAATGTTCTCACGCAATTTTTGGAATCTAATTTGGAACATGTGTCCAACAAATCGGCGTATCTTTGCGGAGTTATGAAGACCTACAGACAAAAAAGCAGGGCAGGCCAGGGAACGGGCACTAGTACAACGCCTAAAGCTCCGGATGAAGACAAAATTAAA ATGATACTCGAGAGAACCGGATATCCACTCGATGTGACCACTGGACAACGAAAATACGGCGGCCCGCCTCCAAATTGGGAGGGCCCAACTCCAGGAAATGGTTGTGAG GTATTTTGTGGGAAGATACCTAAAGACATGTATGAAGACGAATTGATTCcgctttttgaaaaatgcggTAAAATATGGGATTTGAGGCTTATGATGGATCCCATGTCCGGTACCAACAGAGGATATGCCTTCATTACATTTACTAATCGAGATGCCGCACAACAAGCTGTCAGAGAG CTCGATAATTACGAAATAAAACCCGGCAAGAGTCTGAAAGTAAACATTAGCGTTCCTAATCTACGACTTTTCGTCGGGAACATACCAAAGTCAAAAGGCAAAGAGGAGATCTTGGACGAATTTGGTAATTTAACAG CTGGCTTGACCGAGGTGATTATCTACAGCTCGCCAGATGACAAAAAGAAGAATAGGGGATTCTGTTTTTTGGAATATGAATCCCATAAATCAGCTTCTCTGGCGAAAAGAAGACTCAGCACAGGTCGCATCAAGGTCTGGGGCTGTGATATTATAGTTGACTGGGCTGATCCTCAAGAGGAACCTGATGAACAAACTATGGCTAAA gtAAGAGTGCTGTATGTAAGGAACCTAACGCAAGATTGTTCTGAAGAAAAACTGAAAGAATGTTTCGAAGAATTCGGTAAAATCGACAGGGTGAAGAAAATCAAGGACTACGCATTTGTACATTTCGAAGACAGAGATCATGCAGTCAag GCAATGCGAGAACTTAACGGTAAGGAAATAGGCGGTTCTCACATAGAAGTTGCATTGGCGAAACCACCATttgataaaaagaaaaaagaagataTGTTACGAGCTCGGGAAAGAAGAATGATGCAAATGTTACAAGGCCGTGGagg AGGCTCACCATCGCATCCTAGTATGATAAGCGGACCCATGCCAGTACGAGGATCCGGACAAAGTGGCGGTCCTCGAGGCACTTCGGGCAGTATGAGACCACCTATGGGTCGCGGTGACTACA CTCTCAAGGAAATAG ATTATGATTACGACTATTACGGTTATGGGGATTATCGAGGTGGCTACAGTGATCCATATTACGATGACTATTATCGATACGAAGATTACTATTTCGATTATGCGCCGCCTCCGCCGCCTGCCAGAGGGAGGGGCAGGCAGCCTCAACCG GCTGGTCGTGGCCGTGGACAGGTGGCCCGTGGCCGAGTAGTCGGTGGCCCCCAAGCCCGTGGCCAAGTCAGGGGGGGACGCAACCCCGCAACATCAGGGGCCCGTGGGGCCCAGCGGCCAGCCGTTCGTGGGGGGGTCCGCGCCAAGGGAAGTTTACCAGGTGAGGATG GTAAACGAAAGTTTGACGGGGGTCACCAGAACCAGGGGGAATCTAAACGTCGCTTCCAGAGCAGCTGGGGAAACCAGCCCCTCGCCCAACAACCACTGGGCAATACGTACGGATTGGCGAGTGTAAACGGTGgcggtggtggtggtggtggtggtggcaGTGGTGGTAGTGGTGGCGTTGGTTTTACTGATAGATCAGGGGCAACAGGCGCCGCGACTGGTGACGATCATGAATGGTATCAAGATTCATACAATTCGTGGAGCTAA
- the LOC123270410 gene encoding heterogeneous nuclear ribonucleoprotein R isoform X3, whose amino-acid sequence MAEGNGELKMEEKQSKEEMEYVERTEDFAKLIQYGLDEKVAAKLDEIYKTGKLAHVDLDERALDALREFPVDGALNVLTQFLESNLEHVSNKSAYLCGVMKTYRQKSRAGQGTGTSTTPKAPDEDKIKMILERTGYPLDVTTGQRKYGGPPPNWEGPTPGNGCEVFCGKIPKDMYEDELIPLFEKCGKIWDLRLMMDPMSGTNRGYAFITFTNRDAAQQAVRELDNYEIKPGKSLKVNISVPNLRLFVGNIPKSKGKEEILDEFGNLTAGLTEVIIYSSPDDKKKNRGFCFLEYESHKSASLAKRRLSTGRIKVWGCDIIVDWADPQEEPDEQTMAKVRVLYVRNLTQDCSEEKLKECFEEFGKIDRVKKIKDYAFVHFEDRDHAVKAMRELNGKEIGGSHIEVALAKPPFDKKKKEDMLRARERRMMQMLQGRGGGSPSHPSMISGPMPVRGSGQSGGPRGTSGSMRPPMGRGDYTLKEIDYDYDYYGYGDYRGGYSDPYYDDYYRYEDYYFDYAPPPPPARGRGRQPQPAGRGRGQVARGRVVGGPQARGQVRGGRNPATSGARGAQRPAVRGGVRAKGSLPAGKRKFDGGHQNQGESKRRFQSSWGNQPLAQQPLGNTYGLASVNGGGGGGGGGGSGGSGGVGFTDRSGATGAATGDDHEWYQDSYNSWS is encoded by the exons ATGGCCGAGGGAAATGGGGAACTCAAAATGGAAGAAAAGCAGTCTAAGGAGGAAATGGAGTACGTCGAAAGAACGGAGGATTTCGCGAAACTCATACAGTATGGACTCGATGAAAAAGTGGCTGCTAAACTAGATGAAATTTACAAAACTGGGAAACTCGCCCATGTTGATCTCGATGAAAGAGCCCTGGATGCCCTAAGGGAATTTCCTGTTGACGGAGCGTTAAATGTTCTCACGCAATTTTTGGAATCTAATTTGGAACATGTGTCCAACAAATCGGCGTATCTTTGCGGAGTTATGAAGACCTACAGACAAAAAAGCAGGGCAGGCCAGGGAACGGGCACTAGTACAACGCCTAAAGCTCCGGATGAAGACAAAATTAAA ATGATACTCGAGAGAACCGGATATCCACTCGATGTGACCACTGGACAACGAAAATACGGCGGCCCGCCTCCAAATTGGGAGGGCCCAACTCCAGGAAATGGTTGTGAG GTATTTTGTGGGAAGATACCTAAAGACATGTATGAAGACGAATTGATTCcgctttttgaaaaatgcggTAAAATATGGGATTTGAGGCTTATGATGGATCCCATGTCCGGTACCAACAGAGGATATGCCTTCATTACATTTACTAATCGAGATGCCGCACAACAAGCTGTCAGAGAG CTCGATAATTACGAAATAAAACCCGGCAAGAGTCTGAAAGTAAACATTAGCGTTCCTAATCTACGACTTTTCGTCGGGAACATACCAAAGTCAAAAGGCAAAGAGGAGATCTTGGACGAATTTGGTAATTTAACAG CTGGCTTGACCGAGGTGATTATCTACAGCTCGCCAGATGACAAAAAGAAGAATAGGGGATTCTGTTTTTTGGAATATGAATCCCATAAATCAGCTTCTCTGGCGAAAAGAAGACTCAGCACAGGTCGCATCAAGGTCTGGGGCTGTGATATTATAGTTGACTGGGCTGATCCTCAAGAGGAACCTGATGAACAAACTATGGCTAAA gtAAGAGTGCTGTATGTAAGGAACCTAACGCAAGATTGTTCTGAAGAAAAACTGAAAGAATGTTTCGAAGAATTCGGTAAAATCGACAGGGTGAAGAAAATCAAGGACTACGCATTTGTACATTTCGAAGACAGAGATCATGCAGTCAag GCAATGCGAGAACTTAACGGTAAGGAAATAGGCGGTTCTCACATAGAAGTTGCATTGGCGAAACCACCATttgataaaaagaaaaaagaagataTGTTACGAGCTCGGGAAAGAAGAATGATGCAAATGTTACAAGGCCGTGGagg AGGCTCACCATCGCATCCTAGTATGATAAGCGGACCCATGCCAGTACGAGGATCCGGACAAAGTGGCGGTCCTCGAGGCACTTCGGGCAGTATGAGACCACCTATGGGTCGCGGTGACTACA CTCTCAAGGAAATAG ATTATGATTACGACTATTACGGTTATGGGGATTATCGAGGTGGCTACAGTGATCCATATTACGATGACTATTATCGATACGAAGATTACTATTTCGATTATGCGCCGCCTCCGCCGCCTGCCAGAGGGAGGGGCAGGCAGCCTCAACCG GCTGGTCGTGGCCGTGGACAGGTGGCCCGTGGCCGAGTAGTCGGTGGCCCCCAAGCCCGTGGCCAAGTCAGGGGGGGACGCAACCCCGCAACATCAGGGGCCCGTGGGGCCCAGCGGCCAGCCGTTCGTGGGGGGGTCCGCGCCAAGGGAAGTTTACCAG CAGGTAAACGAAAGTTTGACGGGGGTCACCAGAACCAGGGGGAATCTAAACGTCGCTTCCAGAGCAGCTGGGGAAACCAGCCCCTCGCCCAACAACCACTGGGCAATACGTACGGATTGGCGAGTGTAAACGGTGgcggtggtggtggtggtggtggtggcaGTGGTGGTAGTGGTGGCGTTGGTTTTACTGATAGATCAGGGGCAACAGGCGCCGCGACTGGTGACGATCATGAATGGTATCAAGATTCATACAATTCGTGGAGCTAA
- the LOC123270410 gene encoding heterogeneous nuclear ribonucleoprotein R isoform X5, which produces MAEGNGELKMEEKQSKEEMEYVERTEDFAKLIQYGLDEKVAAKLDEIYKTGKLAHVDLDERALDALREFPVDGALNVLTQFLESNLEHVSNKSAYLCGVMKTYRQKSRAGQGTGTSTTPKAPDEDKIKMILERTGYPLDVTTGQRKYGGPPPNWEGPTPGNGCEVFCGKIPKDMYEDELIPLFEKCGKIWDLRLMMDPMSGTNRGYAFITFTNRDAAQQAVRELDNYEIKPGKSLKVNISVPNLRLFVGNIPKSKGKEEILDEFGNLTAGLTEVIIYSSPDDKKKNRGFCFLEYESHKSASLAKRRLSTGRIKVWGCDIIVDWADPQEEPDEQTMAKVRVLYVRNLTQDCSEEKLKECFEEFGKIDRVKKIKDYAFVHFEDRDHAVKAMRELNGKEIGGSHIEVALAKPPFDKKKKEDMLRARERRMMQMLQGRGGGSPSHPSMISGPMPVRGSGQSGGPRGTSGSMRPPMGRGDYTLKEIDYDYDYYGYGDYRGGYSDPYYDDYYRYEDYYFDYAPPPPPARGRGRQPQPAGRGRGQVARGRVVGGPQARGQVRGGRNPATSGARGAQRPAVRGGVRAKGSLPGEDAGKRKFDGGHQNQGESKRRFQSSWGNQPLAQQPLGNTYGLASVNGGGGGGGGGGSGGSGGVGFTDRSGATGAATGDDHEWYQDSYNSWS; this is translated from the exons ATGGCCGAGGGAAATGGGGAACTCAAAATGGAAGAAAAGCAGTCTAAGGAGGAAATGGAGTACGTCGAAAGAACGGAGGATTTCGCGAAACTCATACAGTATGGACTCGATGAAAAAGTGGCTGCTAAACTAGATGAAATTTACAAAACTGGGAAACTCGCCCATGTTGATCTCGATGAAAGAGCCCTGGATGCCCTAAGGGAATTTCCTGTTGACGGAGCGTTAAATGTTCTCACGCAATTTTTGGAATCTAATTTGGAACATGTGTCCAACAAATCGGCGTATCTTTGCGGAGTTATGAAGACCTACAGACAAAAAAGCAGGGCAGGCCAGGGAACGGGCACTAGTACAACGCCTAAAGCTCCGGATGAAGACAAAATTAAA ATGATACTCGAGAGAACCGGATATCCACTCGATGTGACCACTGGACAACGAAAATACGGCGGCCCGCCTCCAAATTGGGAGGGCCCAACTCCAGGAAATGGTTGTGAG GTATTTTGTGGGAAGATACCTAAAGACATGTATGAAGACGAATTGATTCcgctttttgaaaaatgcggTAAAATATGGGATTTGAGGCTTATGATGGATCCCATGTCCGGTACCAACAGAGGATATGCCTTCATTACATTTACTAATCGAGATGCCGCACAACAAGCTGTCAGAGAG CTCGATAATTACGAAATAAAACCCGGCAAGAGTCTGAAAGTAAACATTAGCGTTCCTAATCTACGACTTTTCGTCGGGAACATACCAAAGTCAAAAGGCAAAGAGGAGATCTTGGACGAATTTGGTAATTTAACAG CTGGCTTGACCGAGGTGATTATCTACAGCTCGCCAGATGACAAAAAGAAGAATAGGGGATTCTGTTTTTTGGAATATGAATCCCATAAATCAGCTTCTCTGGCGAAAAGAAGACTCAGCACAGGTCGCATCAAGGTCTGGGGCTGTGATATTATAGTTGACTGGGCTGATCCTCAAGAGGAACCTGATGAACAAACTATGGCTAAA gtAAGAGTGCTGTATGTAAGGAACCTAACGCAAGATTGTTCTGAAGAAAAACTGAAAGAATGTTTCGAAGAATTCGGTAAAATCGACAGGGTGAAGAAAATCAAGGACTACGCATTTGTACATTTCGAAGACAGAGATCATGCAGTCAag GCAATGCGAGAACTTAACGGTAAGGAAATAGGCGGTTCTCACATAGAAGTTGCATTGGCGAAACCACCATttgataaaaagaaaaaagaagataTGTTACGAGCTCGGGAAAGAAGAATGATGCAAATGTTACAAGGCCGTGGagg AGGCTCACCATCGCATCCTAGTATGATAAGCGGACCCATGCCAGTACGAGGATCCGGACAAAGTGGCGGTCCTCGAGGCACTTCGGGCAGTATGAGACCACCTATGGGTCGCGGTGACTACA CTCTCAAGGAAATAG ATTATGATTACGACTATTACGGTTATGGGGATTATCGAGGTGGCTACAGTGATCCATATTACGATGACTATTATCGATACGAAGATTACTATTTCGATTATGCGCCGCCTCCGCCGCCTGCCAGAGGGAGGGGCAGGCAGCCTCAACCG GCTGGTCGTGGCCGTGGACAGGTGGCCCGTGGCCGAGTAGTCGGTGGCCCCCAAGCCCGTGGCCAAGTCAGGGGGGGACGCAACCCCGCAACATCAGGGGCCCGTGGGGCCCAGCGGCCAGCCGTTCGTGGGGGGGTCCGCGCCAAGGGAAGTTTACCAGGTGAGGATG CAGGTAAACGAAAGTTTGACGGGGGTCACCAGAACCAGGGGGAATCTAAACGTCGCTTCCAGAGCAGCTGGGGAAACCAGCCCCTCGCCCAACAACCACTGGGCAATACGTACGGATTGGCGAGTGTAAACGGTGgcggtggtggtggtggtggtggtggcaGTGGTGGTAGTGGTGGCGTTGGTTTTACTGATAGATCAGGGGCAACAGGCGCCGCGACTGGTGACGATCATGAATGGTATCAAGATTCATACAATTCGTGGAGCTAA
- the LOC123270410 gene encoding heterogeneous nuclear ribonucleoprotein R isoform X11, which produces MAEGNGELKMEEKQSKEEMEYVERTEDFAKLIQYGLDEKVAAKLDEIYKTGKLAHVDLDERALDALREFPVDGALNVLTQFLESNLEHVSNKSAYLCGVMKTYRQKSRAGQGTGTSTTPKAPDEDKIKMILERTGYPLDVTTGQRKYGGPPPNWEGPTPGNGCEVFCGKIPKDMYEDELIPLFEKCGKIWDLRLMMDPMSGTNRGYAFITFTNRDAAQQAVRELDNYEIKPGKSLKVNISVPNLRLFVGNIPKSKGKEEILDEFGNLTAGLTEVIIYSSPDDKKKNRGFCFLEYESHKSASLAKRRLSTGRIKVWGCDIIVDWADPQEEPDEQTMAKVRVLYVRNLTQDCSEEKLKECFEEFGKIDRVKKIKDYAFVHFEDRDHAVKAMRELNGKEIGGSHIEVALAKPPFDKKKKEDMLRARERRMMQMLQGRGGGSPSHPSMISGPMPVRGSGQSGGPRGTSGSMRPPMGRGDYNYDYDYYGYGDYRGGYSDPYYDDYYRYEDYYFDYAPPPPPARGRGRQPQPAGRGRGQVARGRVVGGPQARGQVRGGRNPATSGARGAQRPAVRGGVRAKGSLPAGKRKFDGGHQNQGESKRRFQSSWGNQPLAQQPLGNTYGLASVNGGGGGGGGGGSGGSGGVGFTDRSGATGAATGDDHEWYQDSYNSWS; this is translated from the exons ATGGCCGAGGGAAATGGGGAACTCAAAATGGAAGAAAAGCAGTCTAAGGAGGAAATGGAGTACGTCGAAAGAACGGAGGATTTCGCGAAACTCATACAGTATGGACTCGATGAAAAAGTGGCTGCTAAACTAGATGAAATTTACAAAACTGGGAAACTCGCCCATGTTGATCTCGATGAAAGAGCCCTGGATGCCCTAAGGGAATTTCCTGTTGACGGAGCGTTAAATGTTCTCACGCAATTTTTGGAATCTAATTTGGAACATGTGTCCAACAAATCGGCGTATCTTTGCGGAGTTATGAAGACCTACAGACAAAAAAGCAGGGCAGGCCAGGGAACGGGCACTAGTACAACGCCTAAAGCTCCGGATGAAGACAAAATTAAA ATGATACTCGAGAGAACCGGATATCCACTCGATGTGACCACTGGACAACGAAAATACGGCGGCCCGCCTCCAAATTGGGAGGGCCCAACTCCAGGAAATGGTTGTGAG GTATTTTGTGGGAAGATACCTAAAGACATGTATGAAGACGAATTGATTCcgctttttgaaaaatgcggTAAAATATGGGATTTGAGGCTTATGATGGATCCCATGTCCGGTACCAACAGAGGATATGCCTTCATTACATTTACTAATCGAGATGCCGCACAACAAGCTGTCAGAGAG CTCGATAATTACGAAATAAAACCCGGCAAGAGTCTGAAAGTAAACATTAGCGTTCCTAATCTACGACTTTTCGTCGGGAACATACCAAAGTCAAAAGGCAAAGAGGAGATCTTGGACGAATTTGGTAATTTAACAG CTGGCTTGACCGAGGTGATTATCTACAGCTCGCCAGATGACAAAAAGAAGAATAGGGGATTCTGTTTTTTGGAATATGAATCCCATAAATCAGCTTCTCTGGCGAAAAGAAGACTCAGCACAGGTCGCATCAAGGTCTGGGGCTGTGATATTATAGTTGACTGGGCTGATCCTCAAGAGGAACCTGATGAACAAACTATGGCTAAA gtAAGAGTGCTGTATGTAAGGAACCTAACGCAAGATTGTTCTGAAGAAAAACTGAAAGAATGTTTCGAAGAATTCGGTAAAATCGACAGGGTGAAGAAAATCAAGGACTACGCATTTGTACATTTCGAAGACAGAGATCATGCAGTCAag GCAATGCGAGAACTTAACGGTAAGGAAATAGGCGGTTCTCACATAGAAGTTGCATTGGCGAAACCACCATttgataaaaagaaaaaagaagataTGTTACGAGCTCGGGAAAGAAGAATGATGCAAATGTTACAAGGCCGTGGagg AGGCTCACCATCGCATCCTAGTATGATAAGCGGACCCATGCCAGTACGAGGATCCGGACAAAGTGGCGGTCCTCGAGGCACTTCGGGCAGTATGAGACCACCTATGGGTCGCGGTGACTACA ATTATGATTACGACTATTACGGTTATGGGGATTATCGAGGTGGCTACAGTGATCCATATTACGATGACTATTATCGATACGAAGATTACTATTTCGATTATGCGCCGCCTCCGCCGCCTGCCAGAGGGAGGGGCAGGCAGCCTCAACCG GCTGGTCGTGGCCGTGGACAGGTGGCCCGTGGCCGAGTAGTCGGTGGCCCCCAAGCCCGTGGCCAAGTCAGGGGGGGACGCAACCCCGCAACATCAGGGGCCCGTGGGGCCCAGCGGCCAGCCGTTCGTGGGGGGGTCCGCGCCAAGGGAAGTTTACCAG CAGGTAAACGAAAGTTTGACGGGGGTCACCAGAACCAGGGGGAATCTAAACGTCGCTTCCAGAGCAGCTGGGGAAACCAGCCCCTCGCCCAACAACCACTGGGCAATACGTACGGATTGGCGAGTGTAAACGGTGgcggtggtggtggtggtggtggtggcaGTGGTGGTAGTGGTGGCGTTGGTTTTACTGATAGATCAGGGGCAACAGGCGCCGCGACTGGTGACGATCATGAATGGTATCAAGATTCATACAATTCGTGGAGCTAA